The genome window TGCGACCGGGCAAGCACCTTGCCCATCCGGCATAAAATGCCGGGCAGCTCCCCTTCCATGGAATAGGGAAAGCCCGTGGCGATCAGGGAATCAACCATGTCCCGCGTTGTGGAAACGGAAAGGGGAACGCCGTCCTGGTGGGCGCCCCCGCCTTTCACGGCGGTAAAACAGGCGCCGAGCAACGGGGCGTTGATGACGCCGAGCGCGATATCATTGTCCCGCCAGAGGCCGATGGAGGTCGCCACGAACGGATGGCCGTGGGCAAAATTGGTAGTGCCGTCAACCGGATCAATGACCCAGGTGTTTTCCTGCAGAACGGCGTCCGGAGAGCTTTCCTCGGCAAGGAAGTGCGATCCCGGCAGCACGTCCGCCAGTTTTTCCCGGAGAAAACGCTCCACCGCGACGTCCGTGGCCGTGACCAGATCGATACGTCCTTTATGGTGAATGTCCCTGGGTTTGCGCGCGTGGTCGCATAGTATTGCGCCGGCTTCGCGGGCGACGGCGACGACGTCGGCCAGAAGGGCCTGCAAATCAAGCATGGGGTATCCAGGATTAATGGTCTTTTTGCCCCCTGGCCGCGTCAGGCTCGCTCCGTGCGAAGCTCATGTATGTCCTGATACACTTCGCTTCGCCCGGACTCGCCTTCCTTGCCAGAAGACAAAAATCCTCATTAATCATTTTTTAGTTGATGTACACGCTGCCGTAGCGTTTCTTGTCGTCCAGGGTCCGCCCCGTCCCCCGCACCACGGTCGTCAGCGGGTCGTCATCGAGGGTGACTTTGAGGCCGGTATCCGCGGTAATCAGCGCATCAAGCCCCTTGAGCAACCCGCCGCCCCCGGCAAGCAGCATGCCGTTGCTGCCGATATCGGCGGCCAGTTCCGGCGGTGTTTTTTCCAACGCTTTGCGGATGGCCGTGACAATGGCGCGAACCGGCTCGGCCAGCGCTTCGCGGATATGCCCGTCGGTGATGCGGACGCTTTGCGGGGTGCCGGTTACGAGGTTTTTGCCCGCAACCTCCGCCACGAGCTGTTCCTGCAAGGGATAGGCGGACCCGACGGCCATTTTGATGCGTTCGGCCATGTTCTCGCCAATGAGCAACTGGAATTCGTCCTGAAAAAACCGCTGCACGGCCGTGTTCATGGCGTCTCCCGCCATGCGGACGGATTCAGCATACGCGATGGCGGAAAGGGAAATGACAGCCACCTCCGTCGTGCCGCCGCCGATATCCACGACCATATTGCCGAGCGGCTCATGGATGGGAAGCCCCGCGCCGATGGCCGCGGCCATGGGCTCCTCTATAAGATGGACGTTGTTGGAGCCCGCCTGCTGCGCGGATTCGATGACAGCGCGTTTTTCAACCTGCGTGATGCCGGTGGGAACACAGATGACAATATTGGGCCGGGCAATATTAAACCCGGAAATGACCTTTTTGATGAAGTACGCAATCATTTGCCGGGTTACTTCAAAGTCCGCGATAACCCCGTCGCGCATGGGCCTGACGGCCTGTATGCGTTTGGGGGTACGGCCGAGAAATTCCTTGGCCTCGCGCCCGACGGCAAGAACATGCCCCCGTTCCGCATCAAGCGCGACAACGGAAGGCTCGTTCAGCACAATGCCGTTATTTTTCGTGTAGAGCAAAGTGTTGGCGGTCCCCAAATCCATTGCCAGATCTTTGCCGAGAAAACTGAACAGGTTACGAAACATGGTATCCCCGTTTAGACTCAGATGTTGAACGACTCCCCCGAAGATATACCCTTGAGCCGCAAGAGCGCAAACAAAAAGTACACAGGCGGCGCTTCTCCGTAATGGAAAAACGCCCCTATTCTTCCGGCTCCAGTTCCTGCCGGTTGTGTTCGTATTGGCTCCGCAATTCCGTGGCGGCGGCGGAAACGTCGCGCAGCCTGCATTTGATGTACAGGTTTTCCAGAAACAGCGCCAAATGTTCCGAGGCCATCCGGACAAAATCCTGGGTGTCCTCGGTGATGGGCAGAGGCGATTCTTTCGCAAGGCACAGCACGCCGCGTGTTTTGCGCTGCATCTGGAGCGGCAGCGCCATGACCGTTTGAAACTGCGGCGTCGTCACGCCTTTGCCGAACAGGGACGACTCCGGCATGCCGCCCGGGGCGTTGCTGAAAAGAGCCTCGCCGTTCCGGCAGACCCAGCCGATGGCCCCGCTGTTTACGGAAAAAGCCGGCGCCTGCATGCGCGGTTTCCAGACCAGCGGCGCGGTTTCCCCTTCGACCACATATTGGTTCGCGGCCGTATCGTTGTAGCAGAATACGCCATAGTCACAGCCCGTGGCGGACACCATCAGGCCGAGGAACTCGCGCAGGAAGTCGGCCCAGCGGGAATGGCGGCGGCGGAGCGTGTACACCTCTTTCAGCGCGCTGTAATACTCCCCTATGGTATGCAGCGTCTTGCCCTTGCCGAAATTGGCCGACTGCTCCGCGATAAGCTGGGCGAAAAGGTGCAGGAGTTTTTGATCCTTGTCGGAAAAGGAATACTGGCGCTTGCTGTCGACGCACAGAACCCCCTGGCCGTCCGGAAGCGAACACCCCATGAAGGCTTTGATGCGCAGCTCCTCATTCTCCTTATAATAGCCGAGATGGTTCTTGCGCTGGTCGAAATTGGGCACCAGAAGCGGCGCGTTGTTTTTTGCAATCCAGCCGACAAGCCCCTTGCCCGGCTCTATGACGGCAGCGGGGTCAATAAAGTCGCCCAGGCTGAATTTTCCGGCAAGCCGGAAGACGGTCCCCCCTCTGAACGGAGGATCCGCCAGGAAAAGG of uncultured delta proteobacterium contains these proteins:
- a CDS encoding Inositol-phosphate phosphatase — encoded protein: MLDLQALLADVVAVAREAGAILCDHARKPRDIHHKGRIDLVTATDVAVERFLREKLADVLPGSHFLAEESSPDAVLQENTWVIDPVDGTTNFAHGHPFVATSIGLWRDNDIALGVINAPLLGACFTAVKGGGAHQDGVPLSVSTTRDMVDSLIATGFPYSMEGELPGILCRMGKVLARSQGVRRCGAASLDLAYVAAGHYEGYYERCLRPWDVAAGWLLVREAGGSVTRMDGSAFSLAHQDILATNGKIHAALQDLMDGENG
- the mreB gene encoding cell wall structural complex MreBCD, actin-like component MreB (Evidence 2a : Function of homologous gene experimentally demonstrated in an other organism; PubMedId : 14517265, 14573351, 15016371, 2687239, 3049542, 9298646; Product type s : structure) yields the protein MFRNLFSFLGKDLAMDLGTANTLLYTKNNGIVLNEPSVVALDAERGHVLAVGREAKEFLGRTPKRIQAVRPMRDGVIADFEVTRQMIAYFIKKVISGFNIARPNIVICVPTGITQVEKRAVIESAQQAGSNNVHLIEEPMAAAIGAGLPIHEPLGNMVVDIGGGTTEVAVISLSAIAYAESVRMAGDAMNTAVQRFFQDEFQLLIGENMAERIKMAVGSAYPLQEQLVAEVAGKNLVTGTPQSVRITDGHIREALAEPVRAIVTAIRKALEKTPPELAADIGSNGMLLAGGGGLLKGLDALITADTGLKVTLDDDPLTTVVRGTGRTLDDKKRYGSVYIN
- a CDS encoding GAF domain protein, with product MHRNVYTHTLGTLCSVLDAYSTVLFLADPPFRGGTVFRLAGKFSLGDFIDPAAVIEPGKGLVGWIAKNNAPLLVPNFDQRKNHLGYYKENEELRIKAFMGCSLPDGQGVLCVDSKRQYSFSDKDQKLLHLFAQLIAEQSANFGKGKTLHTIGEYYSALKEVYTLRRRHSRWADFLREFLGLMVSATGCDYGVFCYNDTAANQYVVEGETAPLVWKPRMQAPAFSVNSGAIGWVCRNGEALFSNAPGGMPESSLFGKGVTTPQFQTVMALPLQMQRKTRGVLCLAKESPLPITEDTQDFVRMASEHLALFLENLYIKCRLRDVSAAATELRSQYEHNRQELEPEE